The Bacillus sp. Marseille-Q1617 genome has a segment encoding these proteins:
- a CDS encoding class F sortase yields the protein MRLRVIGILLTALLAGCSAEEPQRVQQKAEQSKPLEHPVQVKPSKTVENSNAVMEEEAGIHPSVLSIPALDLEAPVKEFGLDEEGNMELPENGEDVAWFEPGSEPGDAGNAVLAGHVDDEKAPAIFFRLKELEIGDEIYLYDKNGERLTFVVRDKVAYQKDDAPLRKIFGPTDKRMLNLITCTGYFDRDIRNYVERLVVYTELTEEPNES from the coding sequence ATGAGGCTTCGTGTAATTGGAATTTTGTTGACGGCTCTTCTTGCAGGTTGTTCTGCAGAGGAGCCTCAACGGGTTCAACAAAAGGCGGAACAATCAAAGCCCCTTGAACACCCTGTACAAGTTAAACCTTCAAAAACGGTTGAAAATTCAAATGCAGTAATGGAAGAAGAGGCAGGTATCCATCCATCTGTCTTATCAATCCCTGCCCTGGATCTCGAAGCACCGGTTAAAGAATTCGGCCTGGACGAAGAAGGGAATATGGAGCTCCCTGAAAACGGGGAGGATGTAGCGTGGTTTGAACCAGGTTCTGAGCCTGGTGATGCGGGAAATGCGGTACTTGCAGGCCACGTGGATGACGAAAAAGCTCCGGCAATCTTTTTTAGGTTGAAGGAACTGGAGATAGGCGATGAAATCTATCTTTATGATAAGAACGGAGAACGGCTTACGTTTGTCGTAAGAGACAAAGTTGCCTATCAAAAAGATGACGCACCCCTTAGAAAAATATTCGGCCCAACCGATAAACGCATGTTGAATCTTATCACTTGCACGGGTTATTTTGATCGGGACATACGCAATTATGTAGAAAGACTTGTCGTATACACTGAACTGACAGAAGAGCCAAATGAATCATAA
- the ade gene encoding adenine deaminase, with translation MQLDKNSLKKQIAVANHEMPADIVIKNGKIIDVFNQEILEEDIAISGGIIVGIGEYEGKQVIDAEKRYISPSFIDGHVHIESSMVTPVEFCKVVVPHGVTTVITDPHEIANVAGRKGIEFMLENSKDVPLDVFFMLPSSVPATPFENSGAVLTANDLDPFYSHKRVLGLAEVMDFPSLQNANDSIIDKIAAASRHKARIDGHLAGLGPDAVNMYKSAGITTDHECHTPSEAKERLKRGMYLLIREGSVAKDLKSLITVVTERNARRCLFCTDDKHLDDLIGEGSIDHNVRLAIKEGLDPLIAIGMATINAAECYGLSNKGAVAPGYDADLLFLDDLNSINISDVYKKGKLVAKSGKYVGEAIPGAAADTSLTDTVNIPVMTKKELEIPIKHTDKAHIIAIIPNQLRTTKCIEKVDVNEGYFSPSVSNDQLKICVVERHKKTGNIGKGVVKGFGIKDGAIATTVAHDSHNIVAVGTNDGDILKAVNSLKDINGGLVVIKNGKAITSLSLPIAGLLSNEESSAVYNGLVKIKYALSEVGFTGSFNPFLTLSFLTLPVIPSLKITDLGLFDVESFQHISVEAE, from the coding sequence ATGCAACTCGATAAAAATTCTTTAAAGAAACAAATAGCTGTCGCGAATCACGAAATGCCGGCAGATATCGTGATAAAAAACGGGAAAATCATAGATGTTTTTAATCAGGAAATACTCGAAGAGGACATTGCCATATCTGGCGGTATCATTGTCGGGATTGGGGAATATGAAGGGAAGCAAGTGATTGATGCGGAGAAACGCTATATTAGTCCCTCCTTTATTGACGGTCACGTTCATATCGAATCATCAATGGTGACCCCGGTCGAGTTCTGTAAAGTGGTCGTCCCCCACGGAGTGACGACAGTTATAACAGACCCGCATGAAATCGCGAATGTAGCCGGCAGAAAAGGGATTGAATTTATGTTGGAAAACTCAAAGGATGTCCCATTGGATGTTTTCTTCATGCTTCCATCCTCCGTCCCTGCGACACCCTTTGAGAATTCAGGAGCGGTGCTGACCGCAAATGATCTGGATCCCTTTTATTCGCATAAACGTGTATTGGGATTGGCAGAGGTAATGGATTTCCCGTCCCTTCAAAACGCGAATGATTCAATCATTGATAAAATTGCTGCCGCTTCTCGGCATAAGGCCAGGATTGACGGACATTTGGCTGGATTGGGTCCGGATGCAGTCAACATGTATAAATCAGCCGGCATTACGACAGATCATGAATGCCATACTCCTTCAGAAGCAAAAGAACGCCTGAAAAGGGGAATGTATCTTTTGATCCGCGAAGGTTCTGTTGCCAAAGACTTAAAGTCACTCATAACGGTCGTGACAGAAAGAAATGCCCGCCGGTGTTTATTTTGTACAGATGATAAACATCTTGATGATTTAATCGGCGAGGGCAGCATCGACCACAATGTACGCCTGGCGATTAAGGAGGGGCTTGACCCACTGATTGCCATCGGGATGGCTACAATCAATGCTGCAGAATGCTACGGTTTGTCAAATAAAGGAGCGGTTGCCCCAGGATACGATGCCGACCTTCTGTTTTTGGATGATCTGAACTCTATTAACATATCTGATGTTTATAAAAAGGGGAAACTTGTTGCAAAGTCCGGAAAGTATGTCGGGGAAGCCATTCCGGGGGCTGCAGCCGACACTTCACTCACAGACACAGTAAACATACCAGTAATGACAAAAAAAGAGCTTGAAATCCCGATAAAACATACTGATAAAGCCCACATAATTGCAATCATACCGAATCAGCTGCGTACTACGAAATGTATTGAGAAAGTTGATGTAAATGAGGGATACTTTTCTCCATCTGTTTCAAACGATCAACTTAAAATATGTGTGGTGGAAAGGCATAAGAAAACCGGCAATATTGGAAAAGGAGTCGTGAAAGGTTTTGGAATAAAGGACGGAGCCATTGCCACTACCGTAGCTCACGACTCACATAATATTGTTGCTGTGGGGACCAATGATGGAGATATCTTAAAAGCTGTAAATTCTTTGAAAGATATCAATGGAGGGCTCGTGGTAATTAAAAATGGAAAAGCGATTACTTCGCTTTCGCTTCCCATCGCCGGATTACTTTCAAATGAAGAATCCAGTGCCGTATACAACGGGCTGGTGAAGATAAAATACGCTTTATCGGAAGTAGGATTCACAGGAAGTTTCAATCCTTTTCTCACGTTGTCTTTTCTGACTTTGCCTGTTATTCCTTCTTTAAAAATCACTGATCTTGGCCTATTTGATGTAGAGAGCTTTCAGCATATTTCAGTAGAAGCAGAATAG